DNA sequence from the Verrucomicrobiia bacterium genome:
CGGCGCGGATTTGACGAGTTCTTCGGTTACGCGCGACACATGGACGGGCACGAGCATTATCCGAAGGAGGCGCCCTACGCCAGGAACCACGAGCCGAAGCCGGTTTGGTCCGGAACGAACGACATCACCGCCGGACTGGACAAATGCTACACCGCCGACTTGTGGACGGCGTGGGCCAAGCATTGGATTGTGGGCCACGAGCGCGCCCAGGCCGGCCAGCCGTTCTTCATGTATCTCGCCTACGACACGCCGCACGCCGCGACCGAACTGCCCACGCAGGCGTATCCAGCGGGCGGTGGTCTTCACGGCGGGATGCAATGGCTGGGCACGCCCGGCCACATGATCACGACCGCGGCGGGCAAGGTTGATTCGTGGATTCATCCGGACTACCGCGCCGCCACCTACGACGACGATCACAATGCCGCCACGCCGGAAGTGCCCTGGCCCGATGTCGATAAACGCTACGCCACCGCCGTGCGGCGCCTCGATGACGCCGTGGGCGACCTTGAACAGTTGTTGCGCGATTTGAAAATCGCGGGCGACACGCTGGTGATTTTCTCCTCGGACAACGGGCCCAGCATCGAATCCTACCTGCCGCACGAGCCGTTGCGGGCGGATTTTTTCGACAGCTTCGGTCCGTTCGACGGCATCAAGCGCGACTGCTGGGAGGGCGGCGAACGGGTGCCGACCATTGCCTGGTGGCCGGGGCAGATTCCGGCCGGCCGCGTCGTCACGCGCCCGAGCATTTCCTACGACTGGTTGCGCACGTTTGCCGAGGCCGCGGGTGTTCCTGCGCCGGCGCGTGCCGATGGCGTTTCGCTGCTGCCGGAACTGACCGGCCAGGGCACTCAAAGCGATCGCGGCTATCTCTACGTGGAATACTTCGAAGCCGGCCGGACACCCAAGTATCAGGATTTCGCGCCGAATCACCGCGGGCGTTTGCGGCGCCAGATGCAATCCGTCCGCCTGGGCGACTTTGTGGGCGTTCGCTACGACGTGAAGTCGCAAGCCGACCCGTTTGAGATTTACAAAATGCCGGAGGATCCCCAGGAGACCAACG
Encoded proteins:
- a CDS encoding sulfatase-like hydrolase/transferase, yielding RRGFDEFFGYARHMDGHEHYPKEAPYARNHEPKPVWSGTNDITAGLDKCYTADLWTAWAKHWIVGHERAQAGQPFFMYLAYDTPHAATELPTQAYPAGGGLHGGMQWLGTPGHMITTAAGKVDSWIHPDYRAATYDDDHNAATPEVPWPDVDKRYATAVRRLDDAVGDLEQLLRDLKIAGDTLVIFSSDNGPSIESYLPHEPLRADFFDSFGPFDGIKRDCWEGGERVPTIAWWPGQIPAGRVVTRPSISYDWLRTFAEAAGVPAPARADGVSLLPELTGQGTQSDRGYLYVEYFEAGRTPKYQDFAPNHRGRLRRQMQSVRLGDFVGVRYDVKSQADPFEIYKMPEDPQETNDLAAMMPALEQQMKTLALQVRRANDSAPRPYDHELVPAVSATVTNGVEWRAYEGSFPWVPDFELLPPVARGTEQRPDLNPRPRDHDIGMLFKGYFIIPQDGDYTFHLEADGGALLRIHDATVIDADFGYAGGEERSGGIRLQAGLHPFRLYYVPGSKGAPSLKISWNGPGITKETIPDAVFRRGTGS